From a single Tursiops truncatus isolate mTurTru1 chromosome 20, mTurTru1.mat.Y, whole genome shotgun sequence genomic region:
- the CYBC1 gene encoding cytochrome b-245 chaperone 1 isoform X2 has protein sequence MYMQVETRTSSCLHLKRAPGIRSWSLLVDSLGWKLFYVTGCLFVAVQNLEDWEEATFNKSTGKVVLKTFSLYRKLLTLCRAGHDQVVVLLSDIRDVNVEEEKVRYFGKGYVVVLRFATGFSHPLTQSAVMGHRSDVEAIAKLITTFLELHCLESPMELSQSSDSEVDGPGDQS, from the exons ATGTATATGCAGGTGGAGACACGCACCAGTTCCTGCCTCCATCTGAAGAGGGCTCCAGGCATCAGGTCCTGGTCCCTGCTGGTTG ATAGTCTGGGCTGGAAGCTCTTCTATGTCACGGGCTGTCTATTCGTGGCCGTGCAGAACCTGGAGGACTGGGAG GAAGCAACCTTCAATAAGAGCACCGGGAAGGTCGTGCTGAAGACGTTCAGCTTGTATAGGAAGCTGCTGACTCTCTGCAGAGCAGGCCATGATCAAG TGGTGGTCCTGCTCAGTGACATCCGGGACGTGAACGTGGAGGAGGAGAAGGTCCGGTACTTCGGGAAGGGCTATGTGGTGGTGCTTCGGTTTGCCACGGGCTTCTCCCACCCCCTCACGCAGAGTGCTGTCATGGGCCACCGCAG TGACGTGGAAGCCATCGCCAAGCTCATCACTACTTTCCTGGAGCTGCACTGCCTTGAAAGTCCCATGGAGCTGTCTCAGAGCAGTGACAGTGAGGTCGATGGCCCTGGGGACCAGAGCTGA
- the CYBC1 gene encoding cytochrome b-245 chaperone 1 isoform X1, with translation MYMQVETRTSSCLHLKRAPGIRSWSLLVGILSIGLAAAYYSGDSLGWKLFYVTGCLFVAVQNLEDWEEATFNKSTGKVVLKTFSLYRKLLTLCRAGHDQVVVLLSDIRDVNVEEEKVRYFGKGYVVVLRFATGFSHPLTQSAVMGHRSDVEAIAKLITTFLELHCLESPMELSQSSDSEVDGPGDQS, from the exons ATGTATATGCAGGTGGAGACACGCACCAGTTCCTGCCTCCATCTGAAGAGGGCTCCAGGCATCAGGTCCTGGTCCCTGCTGGTTG GAATCTTGTCGATTGGCCTGGCTGCTGCCTACTACAGTGGAG ATAGTCTGGGCTGGAAGCTCTTCTATGTCACGGGCTGTCTATTCGTGGCCGTGCAGAACCTGGAGGACTGGGAG GAAGCAACCTTCAATAAGAGCACCGGGAAGGTCGTGCTGAAGACGTTCAGCTTGTATAGGAAGCTGCTGACTCTCTGCAGAGCAGGCCATGATCAAG TGGTGGTCCTGCTCAGTGACATCCGGGACGTGAACGTGGAGGAGGAGAAGGTCCGGTACTTCGGGAAGGGCTATGTGGTGGTGCTTCGGTTTGCCACGGGCTTCTCCCACCCCCTCACGCAGAGTGCTGTCATGGGCCACCGCAG TGACGTGGAAGCCATCGCCAAGCTCATCACTACTTTCCTGGAGCTGCACTGCCTTGAAAGTCCCATGGAGCTGTCTCAGAGCAGTGACAGTGAGGTCGATGGCCCTGGGGACCAGAGCTGA